DNA from Amycolatopsis sp. DSM 110486:
AATCGGACAAAGAAATCCTGAATTCTCGCCAGGCAACTTTCTGCGGGCAAGAAAAACCCCCGACAGCCGCGGTCCAGGGCTGCCGGGGGTTTTGTTTACGCTGTTCAGGAGGCTGTGGCGTAGCTCAATCTCTCCTCGCGCATCGCTTCCATGTCCTTCCGTAATCTGCGCACTGTGACAGCCTCGGCCTTACTGTCCAGTAGGGCGCCAATTCGGCGGTCGATGATGTAGATCGCAGCAGCAACAGCCAGGGTCGATGCGGCGAGAAGAGTGCCGACTGTGCGCACCCCTGCTCCCCTCGAAGGTGGGTTCGATTTCTTTAGCCGCCGAAACAATACGACCACATCTGGTAATCGAACAGGCCAACTTGCACCACTGCGCGTACTAGCGAGTAGTGAAACTACCCTGGGTGGAGCTAGCTGTCGTCGCCGTCGGACTGTAGGTCTCCGTTTGAGTGAAGATGGCCGCTGGCGTGTGTTGATTGCCCCCGAGCTTCGAAGATGTCAGTGATCAACTGACCGAGGTCGGCGTGGGTAAACGTTTGGCCTACCCGGCTTGACCAGTACTTAATCTTCGAGAGCTCAAGATCACCCTCGGGCGCGCTAGCCCGGCTGGGTGATCTTGGCGCGGAGCTTGCCGGCGGGGGAGTAGGCGGGGCCGCTGTTGAGACGGACTGTGATTGAGACTGAGCCTCCACGGGAGTTGGCTCTCCGCCGCCGAGGACCGCTTGGACGCTGCCCTTCCGCCACTTCAGCGCTTGCTCGAACCCGCGCGCGGTCGGTGGTGTGACGCCTTGCGCTTGGCCGGACATGATGCGACGTCGGAGGGTGCCGGAGATGCCGGCTGCCTTCTCGACGTCTTTCCACTGCAAATCAAGATCCACACGGCGTTCGCCCATGTGGTGAGAGAGGTTCTCCCAGTCAAGTTCGCCCATGCGGGCGTAGCGTACTCAAGGTAACAGGGTGCGGCACACCGACAGTTCATCTTTCACGATTCAGAACCCGGTTGGGTGTGCGGTTGTTGCGGGCAAACCGCGCAAAATTAGCACGTTTAGTAATCGGCCGTTAGGTCGTCGAGTTGTGGCCAGTTGCGGCGTGTAGCGCAACTTTGGCAGAGTTTCGCGCGACCACGTCCGCGCCCATTGAGCGCCGGCTGGCCGCAACGCGAACGCGTGTTCCGCACGGCGTGGACTGTGTTTCCGCAGGTGAAGTTGGTTTCCGTCATGCGGTTGGCCTCGCTGTGCGGACGAGGTTGCAGTGGCAGGCGCCCGGTTCGCGTGATGGCGCTGACCTGATTGTGTGTGGACTGGTTGCGCAACTAGTGTTGCCTTGTTGCGATGGCGAGCTGTATAGTCGACTACAACAGCGAGCGACAACAAGGAGCACACCGTGAACCACACAGTCACCTTCATCCAGAAGCCCTCCGACCAGCACGGCGAGCCCTGCACCTGGTGCAACCTGGACTACACGGACTGCTCCACCAACATCTACGTCGACGACTACGACGGCAACGAGTACGTCGTCCACAGCTGCCTTCCCTGCATCAAGGACGTCATCAAGGACGCCCACTTCGGCGACCGTGACGCCATCGTCGAGATCAGCCTCTTCCCCCGCTACCAGACCGAGAACGACAAGGTCGCAGCGTGACCCCGTACCAAGTCGACCCCGACATCGCGCGGGTCGTGCTTCCCGCCGGTGCCCCTGAGGACGTTTGGCTCGCCGAACGCCTCAAGGGCATCGGCGGGTCGGACATCGCCCAGGCGGCCGGGATCGCGAAGTACGGCTCCCCGTTCCAGCTCTGGATGGTCAAGACCGGTCGGATCGACCCCGAAGACCTACTCACCGACGAGGACCGGGAGCGGTTCTACTGGGGTCACGCCCTGGAGCCCGTTGTAGTGGCCCGGTTCGCCAAGAACCACCCCGAGTACGACGTAACCCCCGGTGCAGGCACCTACGCCCGCGTTGAGGCCGAATGGCAGCGCGTCAACGTCGACTCCCTCGCCTGGAACCCCGATGGCTCGCTCGCTGCCGTCATCGAGGCCAAAACCGGCAACCACCGCGTCCTGGCCGACTGGAACGGCGAGGAAATCCCCCTCTCCTACTACTACCAATGCCAGTGGGCCATGTGGATCACCGGCGCACCGCTCACGTTCATCTGCGCCCTGATCGACACCCACAACTACATCGAGAAGGTCATCGAGCGCGACGACGAGATGATCGCCGACCTCGTCGATTTCGGCGCCGAGTTCTGGCGGCAGGTTGTCGACGACGTCATGCCCGAGGTCGACGGGCACGACGACACCAGCTCGATGCTCGCGACCACCCACTACGAACCGGGCTCCATGGTGGAACTCGACCTCGGATGGCTGAAGGACCTCACCCTCCGCGGCGAGCTGGTCCAGCAGATCAAGGACCTCACGGAGAAGAAGACCCAGATCGACAACCGGATGCGCGTCGCGATCGGCGACGCAGAGACCGCGTGGGTGGGTGACGACAAGGTCGCGACGTTCAAGGCCTCGTCCAAGCCGACCCGCAAGGTCGATCCGGAGCTGCTCGACATCCTCGGCGAGGACTTCCCCGAGGTCTACGCCGCAGTCGTCACCGAGAAACCCGCCTCGCGTCGCCTGACCTACGCGAACCACACCACCACCCCTGAAAGGAACCACGAGTGAGCAACGAATCCGCACGCAACGCCATCGCCCAGCGAAAGGAGGCGAACAACGGCGGGGGACAGGTCGTCAAGGCGAAGGACCCGTGGCGCGACCTGATCGACAAGCAGAAGACCGAGATCGGGCGCGCACTGACCGGCACCGCGCTCGACCCGGAGCGGTTCACCCGGGTTGCGCTGACCGTCATCAAGAAGACGCCGAAGCTGATGCTGTGCGACGCGGTGTCGGTCCTGGGCGCCCTGATGACCTCGGCGCAGCTCGGGCTGGAGCCCGGTCCACTGGGTGAGGCGTACCTGGTGCCTTACGGCAAAAGCTGCCAGTTCATCGTTGGCTACCAGGGCTATATCAAGCTCGCCTGGAACTCCGGGCAGATCAGGCACATCGACGCCGATGTAGTGCGGGAGAACGACTACTTCCTGTACGAGAAGGGCGCCGAGCCGAAGTTGGTGCACCGGCCCGCGCGGAAGAACCGTGGCGACGCCGTCTGCTACTACGCGGTGGCGTCGTTCAAGAGCGGCGGTCACGTTGCCGTCGTCCTGTCGCCGGAGGACGTCAATCAGTACCGCGCCCGCTCGGCGTCGGTGAAGTCCTCCAAGGAGTCGCCGTGGGACACCGACTATGACGCGATGGCGAAGAAGACCTGCCTTCGGCGCCTGTCGACGTTCCTGCCGAAGTCGACCGGGTTGGCGCGTGCGCTCAGCGCTGACGAGTCGGTGCGCAGTGACCTTGGGGCGAGTATCGACGAGATCACCAGCGACGTGATCGACGCCGAGTTGGTCGAAGAGCCCAGCGGGCAGGACGAGGCGCCGGCCACGGCCGGTGCGCCGGCCGAGGGCCCGTGGGGTTCGGCCTACGAGGACGGCGAAGGCGAATAGCGGTTTCGGTGGGCCCGGTGCGTGGCTGGGCCCACCTCTCGTTTTGGTTCAGCACTAGCAGAGGGAGTCATCGTGAATGCACCGAACCTGAAGGGTCCGGCCGAGGCTTTCATGATCGCAGCGTCCAAATTGCAGGACATCAGCGACGGCGAGT
Protein-coding regions in this window:
- a CDS encoding YqaJ viral recombinase family protein — encoded protein: MTPYQVDPDIARVVLPAGAPEDVWLAERLKGIGGSDIAQAAGIAKYGSPFQLWMVKTGRIDPEDLLTDEDRERFYWGHALEPVVVARFAKNHPEYDVTPGAGTYARVEAEWQRVNVDSLAWNPDGSLAAVIEAKTGNHRVLADWNGEEIPLSYYYQCQWAMWITGAPLTFICALIDTHNYIEKVIERDDEMIADLVDFGAEFWRQVVDDVMPEVDGHDDTSSMLATTHYEPGSMVELDLGWLKDLTLRGELVQQIKDLTEKKTQIDNRMRVAIGDAETAWVGDDKVATFKASSKPTRKVDPELLDILGEDFPEVYAAVVTEKPASRRLTYANHTTTPERNHE
- a CDS encoding recombinase RecT, translating into MSNESARNAIAQRKEANNGGGQVVKAKDPWRDLIDKQKTEIGRALTGTALDPERFTRVALTVIKKTPKLMLCDAVSVLGALMTSAQLGLEPGPLGEAYLVPYGKSCQFIVGYQGYIKLAWNSGQIRHIDADVVRENDYFLYEKGAEPKLVHRPARKNRGDAVCYYAVASFKSGGHVAVVLSPEDVNQYRARSASVKSSKESPWDTDYDAMAKKTCLRRLSTFLPKSTGLARALSADESVRSDLGASIDEITSDVIDAELVEEPSGQDEAPATAGAPAEGPWGSAYEDGEGE